The genome window gtgacctGCTGTATTTCCACTCAGTGTCCTGAACGCACGActaatgcatttctttgctcattctgcacagggcTTCAACAGAGCCATGGAGGACTCaaggagacaggtggaggaggaacccCGAGTAATGGAGGAGAGCATGAGGACCCCATCAAAGGCAAAGGTCCCGCAGCAGTGGGCGCCtaataaagagagacagaccttGGTGGAGAAGCTGTCCATCACCgaaggagagaacaggaagttgaaggcCAACCTCCAGGAAGCCAACAAAGAGATCGACTCTCTACAAGACAGTATGGttgctctgctggacagattcgATGCGGCCATCAATTCCTGGACGCACGAGcgcaaaacagcagaggaggacttgaaaaagagagagctgcacgTCGCCTCTCTGGAACAGAGCCTCCGCCTTCAGAGAGAGGAATCGGAGAGGCTGAAAGCCTCTTTGGATGAACTCAAAGCCTCCAGAGCATTGAGCGACGTGGAAGAGAGGTGGCAGGCAGAGGTCAGCCAGCTGAAAAagctcctggaggagaaagacaagcaggtcagcagggaaattaaaaaaagacgagCTCGCACAAACGCTCACATCGACACCTTGGCCCTGCTGAACGAAACAGTGtcagctctaaaacagagccaagCGACCTGCGTGGCTGTCGAGGGAAAGCTGcaagagcagctggaaaagagagagcaaagccaccagagagagatctcagagagggaggagagcttcaggaagaagctctcagagagggaggagagcttcaggaaggagatctcagagagggaggagagcttcaggaagaagctctcagagacggaagagagctgcaggaaggagatctcagagagggaggagatctTCAAGAAGGAgatctcagagagggaggagagcttcaggaagaagctctcagagacagaagagagctgcaggaaggagatCTCAGACAGAGAGATCTTCAAGAAGTCATGTGGAGAGAAGCTGTCCATCACCGAAGAGAACAGGAGGTTGAAGGCTGACCTCCAGGAAGCCAACAAAGAGATCGACTCTCTACAAGACAGTCTGGttgctctgctggacagatttgATGCGGCCATCAATTCCTGGACGCACGAGcgcaaaacagcagaggaggacatgaaaaagagagagctgcacatcgCCTCTCTGGAAAAGAGCCTCCGCATTCAGAGAGAGGAATCGGAGGGGCTGAAAGCCTCTTTGGATGAACTCAAAGcctccagaggaggagaggagtggagccgGGTCAACACGGAGCATCCCCGACATGGCGGATTCTCCCAGCACACCACCTATGACAACACACTGGGAAGAAGACCCACTCGACATGCAGTGACTtcccaaaagaacaaaaagcgGTCACTGAAAGTGGCCGCTTTTTGAAATATAATAAtttttgaaatatataaataaataaataaaattacaatttcatgaatagatgaactttattgatcccatgcagggatcatgtcacagcagcagaagtacAAGATCAGACTCAGACAGAAGTCATTTCAAAGACCTTGTCTAAAAAACTAAGCTACTATATACTTTATAAACATCTATATGAAGCTGAAGGATGAAAAACACTCCAATTACAATTGAAGAAGGTGGAATTATGAGAAATGAAACACCACATTATACCCAAAAAGTGTGCGTGAGGGAATGAAATCAGGTGGTGGTGAAAGCCTGACATACAGTTATTgcacttgtagcagaaaaaacaaaatgtgatgtgatgatttattttgaaaaacgaTGATGAAAAGGGTGAGGGACCACTGCTCTACACTCGTGTCAGTGTTGGAAAGTCTACACCTGACTCTTATATAGTACCACTAACGGGTGGAACACAGCGAACTCTGAGGGTGTAGAATGGCAACCAAAGCCCCCTCTAACTTCCTGTattcaaaaaatgaattcatatgtTTTCTAATATCTTAGCGACTACAAATTAAATTGAGCCAAATTCAGgtgttttgactttgatttaCCTTCACAGATCAGGAACcatatttatcaagcaaaaataaagcagtgtcTTGACATTGAGAGAACACCAGTGTGAACCCCTGAGCCACCATGCTGCCCTGAGAGTGAAGGTAAATCAACCTCCAAGTGATGTGCAGTACACCATGTTCTCTGTCTGGAGAGGTATGTCTCCACTGTTCACACACGAGAAAACATCAAGTCAAGTTCTTCGGGGACGCAGGAAGTCTTCTGCAAACGCACTCCCCGAACATTGGTCCAATCCTCCTGTATTAACAAACAGCTCAATACAAGCCaatgattaaatatttaacagtgattcacttttcagagctgtttgtgaagttaagatttgaaatgtggaaactgagaaattttattgagtctttctgaagtaaagatggggaggggttcaccactctgtgacagactgcgctgacaaatagtgcaacaatttaagaaaccAAACCTTTATGGCGAGTACAAGGTGCATGAGgcccaataataaaatgtagtggactcaagcgccacctgctggttgattgcagaaaaaatggtccctgtcagtggtTTATCATGTTCCTGGAAGATTATTACTGGTTAAGTCACATTTTGtggctgtagatgtttaaagtTGTGCTAATTTCAACTCCTCCTCctatttatttagaaaaaaggTTATTCAGCATAACTGCCAAAAAATTCAAGAATTCATTAACAGCAACAGACATGTTAttcttttttaactttatttaatttaatacaTTAGAAAGGCAACATTTGTCCGGACTACCCAGCTGTGTCACAATAACAGTACGAGAATGGGAATGAGGCCTACCTGCCAAGGTAAGAGAGTAAGAGAGACAGCGATGAAGGGATGTCGCAGAAGGGTGATGTGCTCCTCTCAGTCTCAAACATTCTATAACCCACGCAACAGCGTTGCAACACTACAAAAATCTTGTAGTGTTGTCttcaaaaaaatacaaaaagaaatattcaaaactCAGCCTGACAActcctgcagcaaaaaaaaaaaaaaaaaactatgatgCCCACTCAAAGTCAATGAGCTTCGTCAAAAGGGTGCTCACATGAGGGTTCATTGTTGTGCGCTTCTTGGTCTTTGAGCCTCTTTCGGGATTGATGCCCAAGAAGCACCTGTTAATAAGCAAAGatagtttcagttttaaatagACTTGCAGGCAACATTTGTCAAGGTGTTCAACTGTGCCTTTTCCCATATCACACCCTAATAGATCTATAACCCAAACTTGTCGGATCTTCCTCTCatcataaaatcatttttagcCATCTTTAGCCAGGGTGCCTCAGGTCAGGTTTGCCTTAGGCCCGGGCCACACAGTACGCCTGAGCAGAGCGTGAGCTTGGCGTTACGGCATGGTTTTCATTTCGGCGTCCACACTAACAGGTTAGAGTATCCACACAGCCGGCATGAGCAGCGCAATGCGTCATCTAGAGAGTCCAGGGCTCGCCGTTTTTTTTCCGCTGCGTGGCCCGGGCGTTAGGCAAAGTGGTCTGGGCatgctctgttgtttttctactGTAAGGGGCTGTACTAATATGCGCTGCCACTctatttcaatttcaatttatttAGGATAACCCATTGAGATGCAGCTTCTCATTCAAACGCGTCTTCATGCAATTGGCCAGCTGGTAAATTAAACCCAACCCTGTTGGAAGTATGACAAACACATCCTTTTCAATAAAGGGTCTGACCTTTGAATGAACTCCAGCGTTGACGATCCAGCGGCAGGATACTCAAGGTTGAAGACGTAATAGCTGCTGAAGAAAGCTGCTACTCCATGTACAAACAAGGGGTGTGGGCCCATCACAACATATCCCTCAATGGATATAAGCCACCCAGAGGGCTTCATCATGTCACCTGAAATGAACAGATACCACATCATGTGTTATGAGCACTTTGAGATCCGTTTCAGATATATAGTAGTGTGCCATgcaaatgtaattattattattattgttattgttattattattattattattattattattattattattattattattattattattattattattattattattattattattattattattaaatatttgaataaaaaaatcttacatCAAATTCAAGCATCAAATTCTCCTTCGGCTCTCTGAAGTATGACATTAGGAGCAGCAGGATGCAGGCAGCCTTGTCAGAGTCTGGCTCATAGCAGGCCAGAACATCACAGATCCTGGGGTTGTCCAGCGTTGCACAGTAATCCAGGATGGTCTGTCCTCGTCGACTGATTGCCTCCTGCAGTTTTTGAAGGATGTCAATGTCTGTCAGGAGGCTAAAGTGGAGGGCCACTCCAGTTTGATCTCGGACATCGCTGGGGCAGGCACTTTGTTAAGGTATTTCCGCAGGATGACGTATGTCTTCGTCATTATTGgttctgctctctctgccccACTCATTCCTTCCTCTGtgtacacagacatacaaatgTATTGTTAGTACGCAAGTAACAACTGACTAAAGTCACCCAAATTTGCAttgcacaaaattaaaaaaaacaataataaagacAGTAGATTGCATGCCTGAGTAGATGTTGAGCAGATCCCTCTTCATATTCTATTCTTCATATTCGGTCTCCCCCACTGGCAAATCTGCTGGGCCCCACCTCACACACCTAGGGGTGGGCATCACAGGGTAACAATGCTATTGGGGGTGGTTATAGCTCAGAGGTTGGAGCAGGTCATCTCATGGCTGAAGGGTCTACATCTGTGTTTACCACAGTATTGACACCGCAACATGCTTGACGTAAAAAGGGTCCATGTTAAAGTGTCAATAAAGTAGTCAAGAGAAAAGTACGTTTTGTCCTGTTTCAGGGTTATTCATGGTCTTATACAATGCTTTTGATCAAAATGTTGACAGATTTTACCCGTATATTGTCACATACCCGTATTGGTCAACAGGACCTCTTGCCAGTCTGGCCTCTCCTGCCATTCCCCTGCGCGGTCTTCCTTCTCTGCGGCATCGAGCAAGAGTATTATTCCTATATTTGTACTCCActcttgtttttacttgttgcaGAAGAGAGGGACAATCCTACTCCAACAATATCACCATGCTTGCCAATGTCGCCAAATGTTTTTGGATGGTTTCTGAAAATAGGCAATTAGACAATTAGAAAATACGTCACTATTGTggacaaaataatcacaataaacTATATTATTACAATgtgaaatataaagaaaaaaggtCTAACTGGCATTGTATCGTAGTGTCAAACTGTAGCTTCTACTTTGAACCAGTCTGGTTCAAAGACAAACCTGAACACTAACTTCCATGCAGACCAGTACACTTACAACATAAGCACACAGCTAATGTGAGGATtacttaaaggaaaaaaacacgCTAAAACAACATCAGGCTGAACAACAAGACCTTCATAAAAACATGTGATTAAGTCTGGTTTTCTTGACTTTACTAGCTCCATTTAAACAAACCATGTTTACAAAGTCTTCACTTCGGCACCcttgtgacatcacagagatGCAGGAAATGAGTCAATGAAAACTACAAACAGCTGAAGGGGATGGGGCTGGGGATTTACTGACAGCTTGCACCACcttaactgtgtttttgttcatcacaattaaaaaaaaaggggggggggggggggcttaatGGACATTTTTGGACATCTTAATGGTCTATGGAATATTCTATTCTCCTCTTGCCTGGTCTCTTTGTGTATGAATTCTTATAAATCCTCAACCCTGTGAGGAACAATTTTACATCTTTTTGACCGATCATGTGACTGCTCACAGCTTCCCCACTGGATTTGCCAGTCATGGAAGGGCACACAGATCCCTTACTGGCCTGACTACTACAAACACAACTATGGGATCGATGTAAAGGTTTAAGTGTCCcgctttcattaaaaaaagaattagTAGACTTTGCCGCCGACCTCTAATTAACTGACTATAAAAATGCATAACATGTTGACCGCCATGCAAAACTTTCACCATtgatatgatatatgataaTTTACCTAACTACTGTATATCTGATCaaatgctgtgaaatgtgaTGAGTGTGCAGgcatatctatctatctatctttatAGATTACTGAGACTCCACAGAGTGGTATAGATGTATAGGTTTGTTGGGTGCCAGCACATGAGGGCTCGAAAGGGAATGAGTTTGCCAATAAAGTAGTGAAAAGGGCCCAGCAAAAGGAAATAACAGTATGGGTTCCACTTGGAAAAGCAGAGGTAAAAGCAGTGATTAAGAAGACAGGAGTGGAGAGAAAAAGTTGGAGGAAGACCAGGGGATAtaacaaactacaaaaaacatGTAGGTTACACGATAAAGTCTGAGAGAGATAACGGGGAATAGAAGTTACCAGGAAGGTATTTTCTTAAGCGAGACACAAGGTCTGGTGGGCAGAATTTAAGAAATAGGGTAAAACTATATGATATTACACAGTCTTGGTCGGTAGGTGGCGGTATTCAGCCTAAAGTTAATAGCGACCTGCCAGTAGATAtagagcagaagaaaaaggagCGGAAGAAGAGAAGTTGTCAACCCGGCTCAGCCTATGAATGGAGACTGGCAGGAAACGTTTATGTACTGTTTTCTCGCCTTTGGGCTTCGAAACACAATTGAGCCGTTGCTGTGTATATTTATCTAGTTAGTTAGCTAGATAGTCCTGCAGCTACAAAACCAGACCGACCACTAATTAGCTCCCCTTTTGTCACACAGCGCTAACTCGTCAGTGCTCAGTCCGTGCAGACTAACCGGGAGACGCTGCAGAGATGTCTGGCAACGGTGGCTCCGCTGTCGGCCTGCTGTCTTACGAGACTCTGGTCCATGCTGTGGCAGGTGCAATGGTGAGCGCAGACACATGTGGGCTGAAGTTTGCGGTTGTGCTCGGTCTAGCTAGCTCGATGTTAGCAGCGCTGGTGTTGAAGAAAAAGCGATCTTATGAAACGTAAAACTGGGAGCGGATGAGCCTTTTGTCATTGTCTTTTGTATTTGAAGTTGTCGGTAACAATAACTCATAATGCTTCGTGTTTTAGGGGAGCGTGACAGCCATGAGTATCTTCTTCCCTTTGGACACAGCGAAAAGCAGACTGCAGGGTAAGTAAGTTGGTTATGTGAGTTTAGTGTGTAGATTTACTTCATAGCTGAGTCCTAAAGATGTAAAGGAGTACTTCACTAATTTAGTATTACTTTTCCATAAAGATGGGACCAAGATATCCTTACTTTATTCCTCATGAGCCAAATTATTGACACTCTGGACACCTTTTAAGAAGGCTCACCTGTTAAGACTGGCCTCTGTGTgatgttcatttatttatctttatgtttattatgtttGTTGCCTTTTTTGTGTCACGAAGCACCTTGTGATGTTCTGCTCTGGAGAGGTGACACAATCTTATTTACTTAACTTACTTCCTTCATTTTCTATCTGAGATATTTACTCAAGCATTGTTCTTAAGGACAATTTTGAGgaacttgtactttatttgagtattaAAATTATCTGCTCCTCCACTAAAGTCTGGGGGTAATTATTGTAACCACCTTTATTTGCTAACTTAAGTTACTAGTTGCTTTGCAGATTTAGTTTCATAACCCGGCATTGagtcaacaaataaatgatggcGTCATATTACAGATTAAGGTAAAAGCTCATTGATCCCTGGGAAAAATTCACAAGCAACACAGAAGataaagtatataaagtagtaATAATCAGCCCCACGTTTCCCACCTTCAAGGTAAAGTAATGCATAAATGTATCGAcaattataatccagtaatatacATTCTTCTGAAATACTGCATTACTTTTAGTTTTGGTACGTTCAGTGTATTCTGATCTGAGtacctcttccaccactgccctGGTGGCATCACCTGGGGTATTTCTTCAGATTTCAGAAAGCTTCTCCAGAGCCACAAAAAGCATCACATGGCTGTTGAGGCTGAGTCGTGCTCAGTTTGCCCTCGACGTTCACCTCATTCAGGCGACATGTTCACTGACCTTTGCCACTTTTATGATTGTTTTTCAGTGGATGAGAAGCGAAGGTCTACCTCTACCCCCCTCATCCTGGCTGAGATCGCAAAGGAAGAAGGCCTGTAAGTATAGTTTTGTGTTATGTTAAATTATGGCTTGTTTCTTAGATACAAGCCTCTTGGTTTGATCTGCACAGCCAAGTGAAGCACTAATGTAATGTAAGTGCAGCAGACATTTATTGTCAGTAACACATGTCTAAACTACACCTGAAACTGACTGACTTTCCACCTCTTCTCCCAGTCAGTCTCTGTACAGAGGCTGGTTACCAGTCATctccagcctctgctgctccaaCTTTGTGTACTTCTACACCTTCAACACGCTGAAGAGGCTAATGGCATCTGGTCCAGGCAAGTCCAGAGCCAGCAAAGACCTTCTCATGGGGGTTATATCAGGTAAGCACATATACAATGAAACAAATCATTATTAATGACCTAAAGGCAACCATTAAGTACTAAAGGTGTTAACTGGAGCAGTCACAGTTGCACTGTAGAGTTTTcttctaaacaaacaaaagttacGTTTCTGTTTGTTACGGTTAAGTGGGGCTGTGCAATAAAGTGATACAGTTGATACAGAATTTGTAAGATGTGTaccattctttaaaaaaaaaaaaaagagctgcacCGTAGCGCCACTAGAGGTCAAAACTCCAGAAGGTGCCTTCAAGAGCGCATCAAGAAAGCTAACGATCTGTTGTTCACGCAGGCGTGGTGAATGTGATCCTGACCACTCCCATGTGGGTGGTCAACACTCGACTGAAGATGCAGGGGGCCAAGTTCAGAGATGAAGACCTCCATCAGACCCATTACAGTGGCATATTTGGTGTGTGacatgcatatatataaatatatatatctgtattATAGTTGAACAGTTCAGATGCGTTTGTTTTGTTACTGTGCATTTATAAAACCCTTATGTTTTTGGGCTTTCCCTCTCAGATGCTTTCTCACAGATCATAGCTAATGAGGGCTTGGGAACTCTGTGGAACAGCACTCTGCCCTCTCTCATGCTGGTTTTCAACCCGGCTGTGCAGTTCATGTTATATGAGGCCATGAAGAGGAAGGCAGGGAAAGGAGGGGTGCAGGTGAGAGGACGCAAGAAAGACATCGTTGTGAACAGTAATGCTTTATCAAAGCTACGGTAATCTTGTGGCTGTGGGTCTACTGCCTTACTACCTGCTCTGTGAGGCACAGCAGTGCATTGAGCTACATACTAATGCCACTTTGCTCAAATGCTGATGTTAACATGtgtaatatttaccatgttcacatCCGTTTAGGAGGTTTGCACCaattagcacttaacacaatgtacagctgaggctgatggtgttctaattagttttgcaggtatttgtaCAATATTGGATAGAttaaaattttgttttgttggtggTGTCTGATGAATAGTTAGAATGATTTAGCATTTAATTTTAATCCGTCCGTCCAGAACAACATAATCCTTTTGATAGCAGCATTTGagcctcccaccctcctccacccagaGAAAAATGGCCGCCATGTAAACACGGTCTGCTGACATCCCTCGAGCCTAACTGCTAGCACGGCCAAAAATAAATTTTAATGGTGCTGATTTGTGTAATATCAAGTCATTTAATCTAATAATGACACTGTTCAGTTTATGCTTTGAacttcaatcaatcaaataGTCATGTTGTACAATTATGGGTATGAGTAGGTTAACTCTTCGTCTCCTTTCACAGATATCCTCAGCAGAGATCTTTGTCATTGGAGCTGTTGCCAAGGCCGTAGCTACCACCCTGACCTATCCTCTTCAGACAGTTCAGGCCATCCTGAGAGTAAGTACTATGCTATGTTTATGGATAAGCCTgatga of Chelmon rostratus isolate fCheRos1 chromosome 17, fCheRos1.pri, whole genome shotgun sequence contains these proteins:
- the LOC121620493 gene encoding peroxisomal membrane protein PMP34, yielding MSGNGGSAVGLLSYETLVHAVAGAMGSVTAMSIFFPLDTAKSRLQVDEKRRSTSTPLILAEIAKEEGLQSLYRGWLPVISSLCCSNFVYFYTFNTLKRLMASGPGKSRASKDLLMGVISGVVNVILTTPMWVVNTRLKMQGAKFRDEDLHQTHYSGIFDAFSQIIANEGLGTLWNSTLPSLMLVFNPAVQFMLYEAMKRKAGKGGVQISSAEIFVIGAVAKAVATTLTYPLQTVQAILRFGQYKSQGRGGVIGGLANILSLLTDRIKSYGVLGLYKGLEAKLLQTVLTAALMFVVYEKITAATFKVMGLNRKLKQ